The following are from one region of the Dreissena polymorpha isolate Duluth1 chromosome 2, UMN_Dpol_1.0, whole genome shotgun sequence genome:
- the LOC127865595 gene encoding uncharacterized protein LOC127865595, with protein MLDQDTALKAVRVVTVLGVFLATVQALPLRRIDYVAPLNPCRPQDQYCSIRCAVMTLNGNFNCSFCVCENRSDYGMDGFVKWQSSPDPSAPTPATTTLPPNHIMANNIIYHKISDPCDLVLDGTCPVHCDELPGNKNGTSCTWCDCKGSAVLIG; from the exons ATGCTGGATCAGGATACTGCATTAAAGGCTGTGCGAGTGGTGACTGTGCTTGGCGTCTTTCTAGCGACCG TGCAAGCACTGCCCCTGCGGCGGATTGACTACGTGGCCCCACTAAACCCATGCCGGCCCCAAGACCAGTACTGCTCCATACGGTGTGCAGTCATGACCCTGAACGGCAACTTCAACTGCAGCTTCTGTGTGTGCGAAAATAGGAGTGACTACGGTATGGACGGGTTTG TAAAGTGGCAGTCGAGCCCAGATCCGAGTGCTCCGACCCCGGCGACGACCACATTGCCCCCTAACCACATCATG GCGAACAACATCATATACCACAAGATCAGTGATCCGTGTGACCTGGTTCTGGACGGCACGTGCCCTGTCCACTGTGATGAACTTCCGGGGAATAAGAACGGCACGAGCTGCACGTGGTGTGACTGCAAAG GCAGCGCTGTCCTCATTGGGTAA
- the LOC127865513 gene encoding uncharacterized protein LOC127865513: MKSGYSALVNPRKPRKLPSGGLDVKSRVKKQHIEDWPVQGHAYSVGTQNALEARVAMESREELAASYKDCPDISGIWGLRGDHSNDTAGNEFLLSPSQTGPYIHIMCPKGSHVIGPSVVTCFKDGTWNDVTKPTCSFSSLVPLPQSGVLLTAVFAGSAVLLLLALSVIVAHVIYHRKRSPGSVSSSVERLFRLSEDPPFYEDNPMFSHQLGEPCSRFAWTTWDSYDECEEEYVRFLDCGRDNRSLHDCASPDYNISFTRNSQYIGTGLCDILPHESLLYNQLSFPNDDVQPTILSAHAHGYPVTDHVIAHLLMYPRSYIQHWRDVEEM, from the exons ATGAAATCAGGATATTCCGCATTGGTGAATCCGCGAAAACCGAGAAAACTCCCGTCAGGGGGACTCGATGTCAAGAGCCGGGTGAAGAAACAGCACATCGAAG ACTGGCCGGTTCAAGGACACGCCTATTCGGTCGGTACACAGAACGCACTTGAGGCTCGTGTTGCCATGGAGTCACGTGAAGAATTGGCGGCATCGTACAAAG ACTGCCCGGACATATCAGGCATATGGGGTCTGAGAGGCGACCACTCTAACGATACCGCAGGCAACGAGTTTCTGTTGAGTCCCAGCCAGACCGGACCATATATCCACATCATGTGTCCCAAGGGGTCGCACGTCATTGGTCCATCCGTTGTCACGTGCTTCAAGGATGGCACGTGGAATGACGTCACGAAACCAACATGCTCTT TTTCTAGTTTGGTGCCGCTGCCACAGTCAGGCGTGCTTCTTACCGCCGTGTTTGCCGGAAGTGCTGTCCTGCTCCTCTTGGCACTCTCAGTCATCGTCGCGCACGTGATATACCACCGGAAACGCTCCCCGGGCTCCGTGTCCTC GTCTGTAGAGAGGCTGTTCCGGCTGTCGGAGGATCCGCCCTTTTACGAGGACAACCCGATGTTCAGCCACCAATTAGGCGAGCCATGTTCACGATTTGCATGGACCACGTGGGACAGTTATGATGAATGCGAGGAGGAATACGTCCGATTCTTGGACTGCGGTCGCGACAATAGATCCTTGCATGATTGTGCATCTCCAGATTATAATATATCGTTCACTAGAAATTCTCAATACATTGGAACGGGGCTATGTGACATACTGCCACATGAATCTCTACTGTACAACCAGCTTTCATTTCCAAACGACGATGTACAACCCACGATATTGTCGGCGCATGCGCATGGTTACCCGGTTACCGATCACGTGATCGCGCATCTGTTGATGTATCCAAGATCGTACATTCAACATTGGAGAGACGTCGAGGAAATGTGA